The following coding sequences lie in one Arachis hypogaea cultivar Tifrunner chromosome 9, arahy.Tifrunner.gnm2.J5K5, whole genome shotgun sequence genomic window:
- the LOC112710725 gene encoding nicotianamine synthase, which produces MVCQEQEALVNKVLDLYHKISSLDTLKPSQDVDTLFTQLVRTCIPHTPFIDITKLSTTVQEARSNLIRLCAEAESLLEMHYSALLVSSSSGENPLGRLHVFPYYSNYLKLSSLEFNILSQHCQAVPTKIAFVGSGPLPLTSIVLATNHFPSTTFHNYDIDALANSMAKALVSSDHDLSKRMVFHTSDILDVSHGLNEFNVVFLAALVGMKNEEKKKVIDHLGKYMAPGAFLMVRSAYSARAFLYPVVNPSFDLKGFEVLSVFHPTDEVINSVVIARKCPITSTSSKEVQSLFNNNNLLINGNMIEELVTEEQL; this is translated from the coding sequence ATGGTTTGCCAAGAACAAGAGGCATTAGTCAACAAAGTGCTTGACCTGTACCACAAGATTTCAAGCTTAGACACCCTCAAACCCTCCCAAGATGTCGACACCCTCTTCACCCAACTCGTTCGCACATGCATCCCTCATACCCCATTCATCGACATCACTAAACTTTCCACAACCGTCCAAGAAGCTAGATCCAACCTAATTCGTCTTTGCGCCGAAGCCGAATCGCTCTTGGAGATGCATTATTCGGCGCTTTTGGTGTCGTCATCCTCCGGTGAGAACCCACTTGGACGTCTTCACGTCTTTCCCTACTACTCTAACTACCTCAAACTTAGTTCTCTCGAATTCAACATTCTTAGCCAGCACTGCCAGGCTGTTCCCACCAAGATTGCCTTCGTGGGCTCTGGCCCTCTTCCCTTAACCTCCATTGTCCTGGCTACCAACCACTTTCCCAGCACCACATTCCATAATTATGACATCGACGCTTTGGCCAATTCTATGGCCAAGGCGTTGGTGTCTTCGGATCATGACCTGTCAAAGCGCATGGTCTTTCACACTAGCGACATATTAGATGTGTCCCATGGTTTGAACGAGTTCAATGTTGTTTTTCTTGCCGCGCTCGTGGGAATGAAAAATGAGGAGAAGAAAAAAGTGATTGATCATTTGGGTAAGTATATGGCACCTGGGGCATTTCTTATGGTAAGAAGTGCCTATAGTGCCAGGGCATTTCTATATCCGGTAGTCAATCCTTCTTTTGATCTCAAAGGATTTGAAGTTTTGTCCGTGTTTCACCCCACTGATGAGGTTATCAATTCGGTTGTGATTGCGCGAAAGTGTCCGATTACTTCAACATCGTCGAAAGAGGTTCAATCGCTCTTCAATAACAATAACCTTCTCATCAATGGGAACATGATTGAGGAATTGGTAACTGAGGAGCAGCTTTAA